Proteins co-encoded in one Flavobacteriaceae bacterium MAR_2009_75 genomic window:
- a CDS encoding PAS domain S-box-containing protein: MITNVQREMPRFLQNGGEMGKIINDKDWSSHPLGQPENWSLSLKFAISSMLKTAFPNFIFWGEDFRCFYNDAYRPSLGKDGKHPFIIGQAGKEAWPEIWDTIEPMLSQVWNTGKATWSENQLIPFYRNGKIENIYWTFSYSALMDDDEKIGGILTTCTETTEAVLNLQRLEEKEEQLRFAINAAELGTWDYNPKTNKFKANDRLKDWFGIDVKDNIELSMAIDAIAPEDKTRVTSAIEGALKGINGGKYDITYQIANQETNKKYTVHVLGRAWFDENKEAYRFNGTMRDVTEQVRATEELKKANALIKKEEEHFRNIVQELPVGIAILRGSDNQFSIVNSTYLEIIDKSRAEIIDRPVYEVLPEIEETVVPVFEKVRKTGKPISEIEFKVPLKRKNLVQDAYFNLTVQPITNDNSPVQDIMVVANEITDHIIARNILAENENQFRNLIMQSPIAMAIFRGKDFKIEMANYRMLNHFWHRSLNEVIGYKLIEVFPELADQKYMAELEAVVQTGTPVRDKESKAIVVTNKGKHEFYIDYEYLPLTEVDGTISGVIITVTDVTDRYFAKQKLTNFAKDLESQVKDRTEMLRSTNEKLKNSVKKLEEANTELESFAYISSHDLQEPLRKIQMFISRFEDQEGETLTDMGRTYFNKISDSAGRMRVLIDDLLAFSRTEDDKSKLEPTNLNTILRQALENLSNQIELTGAKLITTELPIVNAIPFQMRQVFSNLIGNALKFSADEPQPVIEINTEIKVGKTIENMDLNENTAYHKISIKDNGIGFTSGMEEKIFEVFQRLHGKKEYEGTGIGLAIVKKIMQNHDGAVKASSIEGKGATFSIYLPQIENKTNVKSI; the protein is encoded by the coding sequence ATGATTACGAACGTTCAAAGAGAAATGCCCAGGTTTTTGCAAAATGGCGGCGAAATGGGCAAAATTATTAACGATAAAGATTGGTCTTCACATCCGTTAGGTCAACCTGAGAATTGGTCCCTTTCTTTGAAGTTCGCCATAAGCAGCATGCTAAAAACTGCCTTTCCAAACTTTATTTTTTGGGGGGAAGATTTTAGATGTTTCTATAATGATGCCTACAGGCCCAGCCTAGGCAAAGATGGCAAACACCCCTTTATTATAGGACAAGCCGGAAAAGAAGCATGGCCTGAAATATGGGATACAATCGAACCAATGTTAAGTCAGGTCTGGAATACCGGAAAAGCGACTTGGAGCGAAAATCAATTGATACCATTCTACAGAAACGGTAAAATTGAAAATATCTATTGGACGTTCAGTTATAGTGCTTTAATGGACGACGATGAAAAGATCGGCGGCATTCTGACTACCTGTACTGAAACCACCGAGGCCGTATTGAATCTACAACGTCTCGAAGAGAAAGAAGAGCAATTGAGGTTCGCTATTAATGCTGCCGAGTTGGGTACGTGGGACTACAATCCTAAAACCAATAAATTCAAGGCGAATGATAGACTTAAAGATTGGTTTGGCATTGATGTAAAAGACAATATAGAATTATCCATGGCAATCGATGCAATTGCACCTGAAGATAAAACAAGGGTGACCTCTGCCATAGAAGGGGCCCTTAAAGGTATTAATGGTGGTAAATACGATATTACTTATCAGATAGCCAATCAGGAAACCAATAAAAAATATACTGTTCATGTATTGGGCAGAGCCTGGTTTGACGAGAACAAAGAGGCCTATCGATTTAATGGAACAATGCGAGACGTTACCGAACAGGTCAGGGCTACCGAAGAACTTAAAAAAGCAAATGCACTAATTAAAAAAGAGGAAGAACATTTTCGCAATATCGTTCAAGAACTTCCTGTGGGAATAGCCATTTTAAGAGGGAGCGACAATCAGTTTTCAATCGTCAATTCTACTTATTTAGAAATAATTGACAAGTCTCGTGCCGAGATAATCGACCGACCTGTGTATGAAGTACTTCCTGAGATTGAAGAAACTGTAGTACCCGTTTTTGAAAAAGTTAGGAAAACCGGGAAACCTATAAGCGAAATAGAGTTCAAAGTTCCTCTAAAGCGTAAAAATCTTGTTCAAGATGCTTATTTCAATCTGACAGTACAACCCATAACAAACGATAATTCACCTGTTCAAGATATTATGGTGGTTGCCAACGAAATAACCGATCATATTATAGCGCGTAATATTCTTGCCGAGAACGAAAACCAATTTAGAAATCTAATCATGCAGTCTCCTATTGCCATGGCCATTTTTAGGGGTAAAGATTTTAAAATTGAAATGGCGAATTATCGGATGCTCAACCACTTTTGGCACAGAAGTCTAAATGAGGTTATCGGCTATAAGTTAATTGAAGTCTTTCCTGAACTTGCAGACCAAAAATATATGGCTGAGTTAGAAGCTGTCGTTCAAACCGGTACACCTGTTCGAGACAAAGAATCTAAAGCTATTGTAGTTACCAATAAAGGAAAACACGAGTTTTATATTGACTATGAATACCTTCCACTTACAGAAGTTGATGGCACAATTTCTGGGGTGATTATTACTGTTACCGACGTTACCGATAGATACTTCGCCAAACAGAAGTTAACAAATTTTGCAAAAGACTTAGAATCTCAAGTGAAAGACCGTACCGAGATGTTACGCAGCACCAATGAGAAATTAAAGAACTCGGTCAAGAAGCTAGAAGAGGCGAATACCGAACTCGAATCTTTTGCTTATATATCAAGTCATGATTTGCAAGAACCCCTGCGTAAGATACAAATGTTCATTTCGCGATTTGAGGATCAAGAAGGTGAAACATTGACCGACATGGGCCGAACTTATTTCAATAAAATTTCTGATTCTGCAGGTCGAATGCGCGTATTGATTGATGACCTGTTGGCTTTTTCAAGAACCGAAGACGATAAATCAAAATTAGAGCCCACCAATCTCAATACCATTTTACGACAAGCTTTAGAAAACCTGTCAAATCAGATAGAGCTAACAGGCGCTAAACTTATAACAACTGAGCTACCGATTGTTAATGCCATTCCCTTTCAAATGCGCCAAGTATTTAGCAATCTTATAGGTAATGCATTGAAGTTCTCCGCTGATGAACCGCAACCAGTAATTGAAATAAATACAGAGATAAAGGTTGGAAAGACTATAGAGAACATGGATCTGAATGAAAATACCGCTTATCATAAGATTTCTATAAAGGATAATGGAATAGGTTTTACATCAGGTATGGAGGAGAAAATATTTGAGGTATTTCAACGCTTACACGGAAAGAAAGAATATGAAGGTACGGGAATAGGGTTGGCGATTGTAAAGAAAATTATGCAAAACCATGATGGCGCCGTTAAAGCTTCGAGTATAGAAGGAAAAGGTGCCACATTTTCAATCTATTTGCCACAAATAGAAAATAAAACTAATGTGAAAAGTATTTAA
- a CDS encoding YtxH-like protein, producing the protein MENNNNGQLLTALLAGAAVGAAAAVLFAPKSGKKMRSTIRRSASKASNDLVSVTTALSKNARQNIEESNDSLGYLIGSAIAQTVMTIGEIVELAKIKLVELSENSSDSSTLQLPQSKKS; encoded by the coding sequence ATGGAAAATAATAATAATGGGCAGTTGTTGACAGCCCTATTGGCCGGAGCTGCTGTCGGTGCTGCCGCTGCTGTTCTTTTCGCACCTAAGAGTGGAAAAAAAATGAGATCAACTATAAGAAGAAGTGCGTCAAAGGCTTCTAATGATTTGGTCAGTGTTACCACAGCACTCTCAAAAAATGCGAGACAAAATATAGAGGAAAGCAATGATAGCCTTGGTTATCTTATTGGTTCTGCAATTGCACAAACCGTAATGACAATTGGGGAAATCGTAGAATTAGCGAAAATTAAACTGGTAGAACTTAGTGAGAATAGTAGTGATTCTAGTACACTGCAACTTCCGCAAAGCAAAAAGAGTTAG
- a CDS encoding response regulator receiver domain-containing protein, which translates to MKNDKIARTKVFLAEDDIDDRDFFLDALTEIEVPTKVKTFDNGIDLMDALFSAKNLPEIIFLDLRMPLMNGFECLADIRSFSQFSHINVIVYSSAYHDREVNQLKDDGANHYLQKPSTYKKLVEVLNLIIQNITSKEEKAAIDKFEILLN; encoded by the coding sequence ATGAAAAATGATAAAATTGCGCGCACAAAAGTCTTTTTGGCCGAAGATGATATTGATGACCGAGATTTTTTTTTGGATGCGTTAACAGAAATTGAAGTTCCAACGAAAGTCAAAACTTTTGATAACGGAATTGATTTGATGGATGCGCTATTTTCAGCAAAGAATTTACCCGAAATTATTTTTCTTGATTTGCGTATGCCCCTCATGAACGGATTTGAATGTCTGGCCGACATTCGAAGTTTTAGTCAATTTTCACACATTAATGTGATTGTATATTCTTCTGCATATCACGATCGTGAAGTCAATCAATTAAAGGATGATGGTGCTAACCATTATCTTCAAAAACCATCTACGTATAAAAAGCTCGTGGAGGTTTTAAACCTCATTATTCAAAATATAACCTCTAAAGAAGAAAAAGCTGCGATAGATAAATTTGAAATATTACTGAACTAA
- a CDS encoding sulfur carrier protein ThiS, with protein MITINMNQKRLQVGVDTTVQQFLQQIDSSMNGVAVAINEQVIPRSKWKTSFLQNEDTILVIQAFQGG; from the coding sequence ATGATAACGATAAACATGAACCAAAAGCGGTTGCAAGTTGGTGTTGATACCACCGTGCAACAATTTCTTCAACAAATCGATTCTTCAATGAACGGTGTGGCCGTGGCCATAAACGAACAGGTTATACCTCGTAGCAAATGGAAAACATCTTTTCTTCAAAACGAAGATACTATTCTCGTTATCCAAGCTTTTCAAGGGGGGTGA